A genome region from Bradyrhizobium sp. WSM1417 includes the following:
- a CDS encoding 4-hydroxythreonine-4-phosphate dehydrogenase PdxA, which yields MTAKPLIALAMGDPAGISPELTAKLVVQDDIRARSRIVVIGDRRIFDAGTRIAGVKPELTTVEQGADLRAANGEMLFVDLGHLDPGDIRQGIASLAGGRFALANYKQALELGRDGRLDAVCFTPFNKQAMRLARAEYDDEIAFSAEVVGLKTAASEFNVLDRLWNARVTSHIPLKDVAARLSGERIHRALTLTDACMRNAGFVRPRIAVAGLNPHAGDGGNFGREEIDVIAPVVAAGQREGIAVEGPFPADTVFLRAKGGAFDAVLTMYHDQGQIAMKLMGFDRGVTLLGGFPFPICTPAHGTAYDIAGQGIASIGASRAAVLLAAEMAARRLA from the coding sequence ATGACCGCAAAGCCGCTCATTGCATTGGCAATGGGAGATCCCGCCGGCATCAGCCCGGAACTGACCGCCAAGCTCGTGGTGCAGGACGACATCCGCGCCCGTAGCCGGATCGTCGTCATCGGCGATCGCCGCATCTTCGACGCGGGCACGCGCATTGCTGGCGTCAAGCCGGAGCTGACAACAGTGGAGCAGGGGGCGGACTTGCGCGCGGCGAACGGCGAAATGCTGTTCGTCGATCTCGGGCACCTCGATCCCGGCGACATCAGGCAGGGGATCGCGAGCCTTGCCGGCGGCAGGTTTGCGCTCGCCAACTACAAGCAGGCGCTCGAACTCGGCCGCGACGGCCGGCTCGACGCCGTCTGTTTCACGCCGTTCAACAAGCAGGCGATGCGGCTGGCCCGCGCCGAGTATGACGACGAGATCGCGTTCTCCGCGGAAGTGGTCGGGCTCAAAACCGCCGCAAGCGAGTTCAACGTGCTGGACCGGCTCTGGAACGCCCGCGTGACGTCCCATATCCCGCTCAAGGACGTCGCCGCGCGACTGTCCGGCGAACGCATCCATCGCGCGCTCACGCTGACCGATGCCTGCATGCGCAATGCCGGCTTCGTCCGGCCGCGCATCGCGGTCGCCGGCCTCAATCCGCATGCCGGGGATGGCGGCAATTTCGGCCGCGAGGAGATCGATGTCATCGCGCCCGTGGTCGCGGCCGGCCAGCGCGAGGGTATCGCCGTGGAGGGGCCGTTTCCCGCCGACACCGTGTTCCTGCGCGCCAAGGGCGGCGCCTTCGATGCTGTGCTGACGATGTATCACGATCAGGGCCAGATCGCGATGAAGCTGATGGGCTTCGATCGCGGCGTGACCTTGCTCGGCGGCTTTCCGTTCCCGATCTGCACGCCCGCCCACGGCACCGCCTACGACATCGCCGGCCAGGGCATTGCATCAATCGGCGCCAGCCGCGCCGCAGTGTTGCTCGCTGCGGAGATGGCGGCGCGTCGCCTCGCGTGA
- a CDS encoding methyl-accepting chemotaxis protein, producing MSAALGLKAKPIANEPADDDSDISALINRLTAEVNQIAVDKTKAIQQITNQMKMLALNALIESSRAGAQGAGFAVVAQEVRGVGQQVETIARELESQLTKRTGDLVSSIDRMSQRSRGERMVDLSLNAIELIDRNLYERTCDVRWWATDSALVDCAASPDGAAVSHASQRLGVILGAYTVYLDLWLCDLEGNVIANGRADRFRAVGQNVAHTKWFREAKTLRSGDDYVAGDVENQPLLGNAQVATYCASVRAGGQANGAPIGVLAIHFDWEAQARAIVQGVRVGDSDKARVLLVDSNLRVIAASDGQGILSERISLSLNGQRSGFYQDRSGTLVAFHATPGYETYRGLGWYGVIVCGA from the coding sequence ATGTCTGCTGCGCTGGGTCTCAAAGCCAAGCCGATTGCAAATGAACCCGCTGATGATGATTCCGACATCTCCGCGCTGATCAACCGCCTCACGGCGGAGGTCAACCAGATCGCGGTCGACAAGACCAAGGCGATCCAGCAGATCACCAACCAGATGAAGATGCTGGCGTTGAACGCGCTGATCGAAAGTTCGCGCGCCGGCGCCCAGGGCGCGGGCTTCGCCGTGGTGGCGCAGGAGGTCCGCGGCGTCGGCCAGCAGGTCGAGACCATCGCCCGCGAACTCGAAAGCCAGCTGACGAAACGGACCGGCGATCTCGTCTCCTCGATCGACCGGATGAGCCAGCGCTCGCGCGGCGAGCGCATGGTCGATCTGTCGCTCAATGCCATCGAGCTGATCGACCGCAACCTCTATGAACGTACCTGCGACGTGCGCTGGTGGGCGACCGATTCCGCGCTGGTCGATTGCGCGGCCTCGCCCGACGGCGCGGCCGTGTCCCATGCCTCGCAGCGTCTCGGCGTGATCCTGGGCGCCTACACCGTCTATCTCGACCTCTGGCTCTGTGATCTCGAGGGCAACGTCATCGCCAATGGCCGCGCCGACCGCTTTCGCGCGGTCGGCCAGAATGTCGCCCACACCAAATGGTTTCGCGAGGCCAAGACCCTGCGCTCCGGCGACGACTATGTCGCCGGCGACGTCGAGAACCAGCCGCTGCTCGGCAATGCGCAGGTTGCGACCTATTGCGCCAGCGTCCGCGCCGGCGGCCAGGCCAACGGCGCGCCGATCGGGGTGCTCGCCATCCATTTCGACTGGGAGGCACAGGCCCGCGCCATCGTGCAAGGCGTGCGCGTCGGCGACAGCGACAAGGCGCGCGTGCTGCTGGTCGACTCCAATCTTCGCGTGATCGCCGCCTCGGACGGCCAAGGCATTCTCAGCGAACGCATCTCCCTGTCGCTTAATGGCCAGCGCTCCGGCTTCTATCAGGACCGCTCCGGCACGCTGGTCGCGTTCCATGCGACGCCCGGCTACGAGACCTATCGGGGGCTCGGCTGGTACGGGGTGATCGTCTGCGGGGCGTGA
- a CDS encoding helix-turn-helix domain-containing protein, with protein sequence MGQFLLVDSRKLDGFEGLQQAVHGSHVDVMQLGRGRLRGTLSHVGIGDFSLSIGAFNVGMRTQRVSSDDRLIIGMLLAAEERVAHWSFDMQLNDVLVIPPRLEHDGVFHGGSAYAAMRFDLNEVATLFGGEARLSDPDTWRSRGHFRAHIETGAIASRRLVRIMSHLRDNKHGLTPSTADFWKRSIAECMAANVASSLPPDGNGWLPSARRLIRKVEEFLDDAGTRPVHVSEICAVLGVSRRTLHRAFQEVFGLGPASFLRHKRLCAVHSVLHQSAPGSTTVTAVAMQQGFYELGRFSQYYFAMFGERPSQTLGIATRQPVEDDIARA encoded by the coding sequence ATGGGGCAATTCCTTCTGGTTGATTCGCGCAAGCTGGACGGTTTCGAAGGACTTCAGCAGGCTGTCCACGGCTCGCATGTCGATGTGATGCAACTCGGCCGCGGTCGGTTGCGCGGAACGTTGTCCCATGTCGGCATCGGCGACTTCTCGCTCAGCATTGGTGCTTTCAACGTCGGCATGCGCACGCAGCGGGTGTCCAGCGACGACAGACTGATCATCGGGATGCTGCTTGCGGCCGAAGAGCGCGTCGCCCACTGGTCGTTCGACATGCAGCTCAACGATGTGCTCGTCATTCCGCCGCGGCTCGAACATGACGGTGTTTTTCACGGCGGCTCCGCTTACGCCGCCATGCGCTTCGACCTCAACGAGGTCGCGACGCTGTTCGGCGGTGAGGCACGGCTGAGCGACCCCGACACCTGGCGCAGCCGCGGTCATTTCCGCGCGCACATCGAGACCGGCGCGATCGCCTCGCGCCGCCTGGTCCGGATCATGTCGCACCTGCGCGACAACAAACATGGATTGACGCCATCAACCGCCGATTTCTGGAAACGATCGATCGCCGAATGTATGGCTGCCAACGTCGCTTCGTCGCTGCCGCCCGACGGCAACGGCTGGCTGCCTTCCGCGCGACGGCTGATCCGCAAGGTCGAGGAGTTTCTCGACGACGCCGGCACGCGTCCGGTGCATGTGTCGGAAATTTGCGCAGTGCTCGGGGTATCGCGGCGTACCCTGCACCGCGCCTTTCAAGAGGTATTCGGCCTCGGTCCGGCCAGCTTCCTCAGGCACAAGCGTCTCTGCGCTGTTCACTCCGTCCTGCACCAGAGCGCACCCGGTTCGACCACCGTGACGGCCGTTGCCATGCAACAGGGCTTTTACGAGCTCGGCCGGTTTTCTCAATATTACTTTGCAATGTTCGGGGAGCGTCCGTCGCAAACGCTTGGAATTGCGACGCGGCAGCCAGTCGAAGACGACATCGCCAGAGCCTAG
- the recJ gene encoding single-stranded-DNA-specific exonuclease RecJ, translated as MTPPATVLPVEAPQAFLGVARSLTDKLWRDRLDARGAAKALAIVQRHQLPELLARVLAGRGVDSDAVVDFLDPTIRKLLPDPFTVTEMEAAAKRIADAAANGEKVAIFGDYDVDGATSAALLTWHLRHCGLDPLIHIPDRIFEGYGPNTEAVRALADKGATLLVTVDCGTTSIEPLAEAKRLGMSVVVIDHHQAGTELPEVDALVNPNRLDDLSGLGHLAAVGLVLVTLVAVNRELRQRGFWHAEMPEPDLLGMLHHVALGTVADVAPLIGLNRAFVAKGLIAMRRRDHVGHTALMDVARLNGPPEAWHLGFMLGPRINAGGRIGRADLGVRLLLEGDSVEAARIAAELDRLNSERRIIEQAAEAQAEAEALASIGLEDKIGVIVTASEGWHPGVVGLVASRLKEKFSRPAFAIALEPGGIGTGSGRSIAGVDLGKAVRQAVADGILLKGGGHAMAAGVTLRKEKLAEFRAYLEHALARDVAEARHVNELYIDGAVSARAVTTELATTLNRAGPFGSGNPEVVLALPAHQLVYADEVGQAHLRLRFKSGDGAIVNGIAFRTIGQKLGNALVANRGQQLHVAGSLSVDRYQGAERVQFRVIDVALPDQGPSMIR; from the coding sequence ATGACGCCGCCCGCCACCGTCTTGCCCGTCGAAGCGCCCCAGGCATTCCTGGGGGTGGCGCGCTCGCTCACCGACAAGCTCTGGCGCGACCGGCTGGATGCGCGCGGGGCGGCCAAAGCGCTTGCCATCGTGCAGCGCCACCAACTGCCCGAGCTGCTGGCGCGGGTGCTGGCAGGCCGCGGTGTCGACAGCGATGCCGTTGTCGATTTCCTCGATCCAACCATCCGCAAGCTGCTGCCGGACCCGTTCACGGTGACAGAGATGGAAGCCGCCGCGAAGCGGATCGCGGATGCCGCAGCGAACGGCGAGAAGGTCGCAATCTTCGGCGACTACGATGTCGACGGCGCGACCTCGGCGGCGCTGCTGACCTGGCATCTGCGCCATTGCGGGCTTGATCCGCTGATCCACATTCCCGACCGAATCTTTGAGGGCTACGGGCCCAACACGGAAGCCGTGCGCGCGCTGGCCGACAAGGGCGCCACGCTGCTCGTCACCGTCGATTGCGGCACCACCAGCATCGAGCCGCTCGCCGAAGCAAAGCGTCTCGGCATGTCCGTCGTCGTGATCGACCATCATCAGGCCGGCACGGAGCTGCCGGAGGTTGACGCGCTGGTCAATCCGAACCGGCTCGACGATCTCTCCGGCCTCGGCCATCTCGCCGCCGTTGGCCTCGTTCTGGTGACGCTGGTTGCGGTCAATCGTGAATTGCGCCAGCGCGGCTTCTGGCACGCGGAGATGCCCGAGCCGGACCTGCTCGGCATGCTGCATCACGTTGCGCTCGGCACGGTTGCCGATGTCGCGCCGCTGATCGGTCTCAACCGTGCTTTCGTCGCCAAAGGCCTGATCGCGATGCGGCGGCGCGACCATGTCGGCCACACCGCGCTGATGGACGTGGCGCGGCTCAATGGCCCGCCGGAGGCCTGGCATCTCGGCTTCATGCTGGGGCCGCGCATCAATGCCGGCGGCCGCATCGGCCGCGCCGATCTCGGCGTGCGCCTGCTTTTGGAGGGTGACAGTGTCGAGGCCGCGCGGATCGCCGCCGAGCTCGACCGCCTCAACAGCGAGCGCCGCATCATCGAGCAGGCGGCCGAAGCACAGGCCGAAGCCGAGGCGCTCGCCTCGATCGGGCTCGAGGACAAGATCGGCGTGATCGTGACGGCCTCCGAAGGCTGGCATCCCGGCGTGGTCGGTCTCGTTGCGTCCAGGTTGAAGGAGAAGTTCTCGCGGCCCGCCTTCGCGATCGCGCTGGAGCCCGGCGGTATCGGCACCGGTTCCGGCCGCTCGATTGCCGGCGTCGATCTTGGCAAGGCAGTACGGCAGGCGGTCGCCGACGGCATTCTGCTCAAGGGCGGCGGCCACGCGATGGCTGCGGGCGTCACGCTGCGGAAGGAAAAGCTCGCCGAATTTCGCGCCTATCTCGAGCATGCCCTGGCGCGCGACGTTGCCGAGGCGCGCCACGTCAACGAGCTCTACATCGACGGCGCGGTCTCCGCGCGTGCGGTGACGACCGAGCTTGCAACGACGCTGAACCGCGCAGGTCCCTTCGGCAGCGGCAATCCGGAAGTCGTGTTGGCGCTGCCGGCGCACCAGCTCGTCTATGCCGACGAGGTCGGCCAGGCACATTTGAGGCTACGCTTCAAGTCGGGCGATGGCGCCATCGTCAACGGCATCGCGTTCCGTACGATCGGACAGAAGCTTGGCAACGCGCTCGTTGCCAATCGCGGCCAGCAATTGCATGTCGCGGGATCATTGTCGGTCGATCGCTACCAGGGCGCCGAACGTGTGCAATTCCGCGTCATCGACGTCGCGCTACCCGACCAAGGGCCATCCATGATTAGATAG
- a CDS encoding tripartite tricarboxylate transporter permease, with amino-acid sequence MDNLGELLHGFSIAITLPHLALMVIGVLLGILVGVLPGLGAPNGVSLLLPLTFGMQPVSAIILLSSMYWGALFGGSVTSILFNIPGEPSSVATTFDGYPMARDGRPTTALATAFGSAAFGALIGVILITFLASWVAQVALAFGPAEYFAVYFLAFASFVGMGGAAPIKTVVALAIGFAIAAIGIDTVSGSVRLTMGVDELVKGVNFVVAVMGLFGIGELLVAVEEEFHARAVSSKIEWREVFRAIGRLPRHSVALLRSAAIGCWMGITPGGPTAASFMSYGIARRFSRRGRYFGTGEVEGIISPETADHAAGTSALLPMLSLGIPGSATAAVMMGGLMIWGLNPGPMLFVDQKDFVWGLIASMYVGNIVAVVLVLLTVPVFAALMRIPFVIIAPLIVIICVVGAYSVSNSYLDVVMMLGFGIVGYLFKKLFYPLAPLVLAIVIGDKAEDAFRQSMLMSKGSLGIFFANKLVTCLIVAGIALLLLPLVLQLARVLRKPARSADEMTAQERARERAQETAREKVII; translated from the coding sequence ATGGACAATCTTGGAGAACTCCTTCACGGCTTCAGCATCGCGATCACGCTGCCGCATCTGGCGCTGATGGTGATCGGCGTGCTGCTCGGCATTCTCGTCGGCGTGCTACCTGGGCTGGGTGCTCCGAACGGGGTGTCGCTGCTGTTGCCGCTGACCTTCGGCATGCAGCCGGTCTCCGCCATCATCCTGCTCTCCAGCATGTATTGGGGCGCGTTGTTCGGGGGATCCGTGACCTCGATCCTGTTCAACATCCCGGGCGAGCCGTCCTCTGTCGCCACCACCTTCGACGGCTACCCGATGGCGCGCGACGGCCGTCCGACCACGGCCCTCGCCACCGCCTTCGGCTCGGCGGCGTTCGGCGCGCTGATCGGCGTCATCCTGATCACCTTCCTCGCATCATGGGTGGCGCAGGTCGCACTCGCCTTCGGGCCGGCGGAATATTTCGCGGTCTATTTCCTGGCCTTCGCCAGCTTCGTCGGCATGGGCGGGGCGGCGCCGATCAAGACCGTCGTCGCGCTGGCGATCGGCTTCGCCATTGCCGCCATCGGCATCGACACCGTTTCCGGCAGCGTGCGTCTCACCATGGGCGTCGACGAACTGGTCAAGGGCGTGAACTTCGTTGTCGCGGTGATGGGGCTGTTCGGCATCGGCGAGCTGCTCGTCGCCGTCGAAGAGGAGTTTCATGCCCGCGCGGTCTCGTCGAAGATAGAGTGGCGCGAGGTATTTCGCGCGATCGGCCGCCTGCCGCGGCATAGCGTGGCACTGCTGCGCAGCGCGGCCATCGGATGCTGGATGGGGATCACGCCAGGCGGCCCGACCGCGGCATCCTTCATGAGCTACGGCATCGCCCGCCGCTTCTCGCGCCGCGGCCGATACTTCGGCACCGGAGAGGTCGAGGGCATCATCTCGCCGGAGACGGCCGATCATGCCGCCGGCACCAGCGCGCTTCTGCCCATGCTCTCGCTCGGCATTCCCGGCTCGGCCACTGCGGCCGTCATGATGGGCGGGCTGATGATCTGGGGCCTCAATCCCGGGCCGATGCTGTTCGTCGACCAGAAAGACTTTGTCTGGGGCCTGATTGCCTCGATGTATGTCGGCAATATCGTCGCCGTTGTGCTGGTGCTGCTGACCGTGCCGGTCTTCGCGGCCCTAATGCGGATTCCGTTCGTGATCATCGCGCCCCTGATCGTGATCATCTGCGTCGTCGGCGCCTATTCGGTGTCGAACTCCTATCTCGACGTCGTCATGATGCTCGGCTTCGGCATCGTCGGCTATCTCTTCAAGAAACTGTTCTATCCGCTGGCGCCGCTCGTGCTCGCGATCGTCATCGGTGACAAGGCCGAGGATGCGTTTCGGCAGTCGATGCTGATGTCCAAGGGATCGCTCGGGATATTCTTCGCCAACAAGCTGGTGACATGCCTGATCGTGGCCGGTATCGCGCTGTTGCTGCTTCCGCTCGTGCTGCAGCTTGCGCGCGTGCTGCGCAAGCCTGCGCGGTCCGCTGACGAGATGACAGCCCAAGAGAGAGCTCGAGAGAGAGCTCAAGAGACCGCTCGGGAGAAAGTGATCATATGA
- a CDS encoding tripartite tricarboxylate transporter TctB family protein, with the protein MISRRALELATAILTGSFGVAVVVSSLDNGIGWSSAGVDAGTFPFLTGIIIVLGSLYNLARGVMPAATLASVPIAITSIELRRLAGLFVPAAIFVAAIPLAGMYVASALYIFAVLAIPRQQSVPRALGMAAATALALYVVFERMFQVSLPHGALAAAFGF; encoded by the coding sequence ATGATATCGCGCCGCGCTCTCGAACTTGCGACCGCAATCCTCACCGGCAGCTTTGGTGTGGCCGTCGTCGTCTCCAGTCTCGATAACGGCATCGGCTGGTCGAGCGCGGGCGTGGACGCCGGGACGTTTCCGTTCCTGACCGGGATCATCATCGTGCTCGGGAGTCTCTACAACCTCGCGCGAGGTGTCATGCCGGCCGCGACGCTCGCCAGCGTCCCAATTGCCATCACATCGATCGAGCTGCGCCGGCTTGCCGGCCTGTTCGTGCCGGCCGCGATTTTTGTGGCTGCGATCCCGTTAGCCGGGATGTACGTTGCCTCAGCTCTGTACATCTTCGCGGTGCTGGCGATCCCCCGACAACAATCCGTGCCGCGCGCGCTTGGCATGGCGGCGGCGACAGCGCTCGCGCTCTACGTCGTGTTCGAGCGCATGTTCCAGGTGAGCTTGCCGCATGGCGCGCTCGCCGCGGCGTTCGGCTTCTGA
- a CDS encoding tripartite tricarboxylate transporter substrate binding protein, which produces MGRTSTFLLSAAATVLAGTMPALSAWQPQKPIEFVATAGPGGGTDNLARAVQNIITKHKLVEQPIVVVNKGGGSGAEGYVYGKASAGDPYKVIFGTSNAWQQPLVSKVAFNYTDLTAIAAMAQDEFLLWVKQDAPYKTAGDYLKAAASGEFKMGGAQSKDTDEVLTRMIEKAGHIKLTYIPFKSGAETAVQLAGGHLDSHVNNPSESLGQWRGGTQRPLCVFSPKRLPQGAKVTATEGWGDVPTCVEQGLDIKQYEQPRTVWLPGKVTPDQAAFYVDLMKKVQATPDWKDYIEKTSQVDTFLTGAELDKFIKEDLEHVKQVAGEQGWLVK; this is translated from the coding sequence ATGGGTCGGACGTCAACATTTCTGCTCTCCGCAGCCGCAACCGTGCTCGCCGGCACGATGCCGGCGCTCAGTGCCTGGCAGCCGCAAAAGCCGATCGAGTTCGTCGCGACCGCCGGGCCCGGCGGCGGCACGGACAATCTCGCGCGCGCCGTGCAGAACATCATCACCAAGCACAAGCTGGTGGAGCAACCGATCGTCGTCGTCAACAAGGGCGGCGGCAGCGGCGCGGAAGGCTATGTCTACGGCAAGGCCTCTGCCGGCGATCCATACAAGGTGATCTTCGGCACGTCGAATGCCTGGCAGCAGCCGCTCGTCTCCAAGGTCGCCTTCAACTACACCGATCTCACTGCGATCGCGGCAATGGCGCAGGACGAGTTCCTGCTCTGGGTCAAGCAGGACGCGCCCTACAAGACGGCGGGCGACTATCTGAAGGCGGCCGCATCAGGCGAGTTCAAGATGGGCGGCGCGCAGTCGAAGGATACCGACGAGGTGCTGACCCGCATGATCGAGAAGGCCGGCCACATCAAGCTGACCTACATCCCCTTCAAGAGCGGCGCCGAGACCGCCGTGCAGCTCGCCGGCGGACACCTCGACTCCCATGTCAACAATCCCAGCGAAAGTCTCGGGCAATGGCGCGGTGGAACGCAACGACCGCTTTGCGTTTTCAGCCCGAAGCGGCTGCCGCAGGGCGCCAAGGTCACCGCGACCGAAGGCTGGGGCGACGTTCCGACCTGCGTCGAGCAGGGCCTCGACATCAAGCAATATGAGCAGCCGCGGACAGTGTGGCTCCCAGGCAAGGTCACCCCGGATCAGGCCGCGTTCTATGTCGATCTGATGAAGAAGGTGCAGGCGACGCCGGACTGGAAGGACTACATCGAGAAAACCTCCCAGGTCGACACCTTCCTGACCGGCGCCGAACTCGACAAGTTCATCAAGGAGGACCTCGAGCACGTCAAGCAGGTCGCAGGCGAGCAGGGCTGGTTGGTCAAGTGA
- a CDS encoding formylglycine-generating enzyme family protein — protein sequence MLRADLDHCEWMPDDLKTGEMVFIPGGTFRMGSDHHYPEEAPSHRVAVDGFWIDRTPVTNRQFKQFVNATGHVTEAQIVPDPKDYPGALAEMLYAGSLVFSPLPRITDLTDWSQWWAFLRGANWRHPYGPGSNIKDLDDHPVVHVSYSDAAAYAHWAGKDLPTEAEWEFAARGGLEAEEYAWGDALMPGGKYMANIWQGNFPVQNLGEDGYERTSPVMAFPPNGYGLYDMIGNVWEWTSDWWSSKHAADTAKPCFIPKNPRGGGEHTSYDPRLPDIQIPRKVLKGGSHLCAPNYCRRYRPAARHAEPVDTSTSHVGFRCVVRMPSVTERQQGRAAI from the coding sequence ATGTTGCGAGCGGACCTGGATCACTGCGAGTGGATGCCGGATGATTTGAAGACCGGCGAGATGGTCTTCATTCCCGGCGGAACGTTTCGCATGGGATCCGACCATCATTATCCCGAGGAAGCGCCGAGCCATCGCGTCGCTGTCGACGGCTTCTGGATTGACCGCACGCCCGTAACCAACCGGCAGTTCAAGCAGTTCGTCAACGCGACCGGCCATGTCACCGAGGCGCAGATCGTTCCCGATCCGAAGGACTATCCAGGCGCGCTGGCGGAGATGCTCTACGCGGGATCACTGGTGTTCTCACCGCTGCCGCGCATCACCGATCTCACCGACTGGAGCCAGTGGTGGGCTTTCCTGCGCGGCGCCAACTGGCGCCATCCCTATGGTCCCGGCAGCAACATCAAGGACCTCGACGACCATCCGGTCGTTCACGTCTCCTATAGCGATGCGGCAGCGTATGCACACTGGGCCGGCAAGGACTTGCCGACGGAGGCGGAATGGGAGTTCGCGGCGCGCGGCGGCCTCGAGGCGGAGGAATACGCCTGGGGCGATGCGCTGATGCCGGGCGGCAAGTACATGGCCAATATCTGGCAGGGCAACTTCCCCGTCCAGAATCTCGGCGAGGATGGGTACGAGCGTACCTCGCCGGTCATGGCCTTCCCGCCGAACGGCTACGGTCTCTACGACATGATCGGCAATGTCTGGGAGTGGACCTCCGACTGGTGGTCGTCAAAGCACGCCGCCGACACTGCAAAGCCCTGCTTCATCCCCAAAAATCCTCGCGGCGGGGGTGAGCACACCAGTTACGACCCTCGCCTCCCCGACATCCAGATTCCGCGCAAGGTCCTCAAGGGCGGTTCGCACCTCTGCGCGCCGAACTATTGCCGCCGATATCGCCCGGCTGCGCGGCACGCCGAGCCGGTCGATACCTCGACCAGCCATGTCGGGTTCCGCTGCGTGGTGCGAATGCCGTCTGTAACCGAACGCCAACAAGGACGTGCTGCAATCTAG
- a CDS encoding cupin domain-containing protein: protein MRRLLIAIAVYAASFLTANAAETATPTAKVTVVFDQALPNVPGKSMKGVLVEYGPGGSSPAHIHAPSAFIYATVLEGAIRSQVNDGPAKVFHKGENFSERPGDRHAVSANASDTEPAKLLAVFVVDTADKELTMPLPK from the coding sequence ATGCGCAGATTGCTGATCGCAATTGCTGTTTATGCCGCATCATTCCTGACGGCCAATGCCGCCGAGACGGCGACACCCACGGCCAAGGTGACCGTCGTGTTCGACCAGGCGCTGCCCAATGTCCCGGGCAAGAGCATGAAGGGCGTGCTGGTCGAGTATGGTCCCGGAGGCTCCTCGCCGGCCCACATCCATGCGCCCTCGGCTTTCATCTACGCTACCGTTCTGGAAGGAGCGATCCGCAGCCAAGTGAATGACGGCCCCGCCAAGGTCTTTCATAAGGGAGAGAATTTTTCCGAACGACCCGGCGACCGCCACGCCGTCAGCGCCAATGCCAGCGACACCGAGCCTGCGAAATTGCTTGCCGTGTTCGTGGTGGACACGGCCGATAAGGAACTGACGATGCCGCTGCCGAAGTAG
- a CDS encoding SDR family oxidoreductase — MKIVVIGGTGLIGSKLVTKLKQQGHDAVAASPKSGVNAVTGEGLAAVLAGADVVVDVANAPSWEPAAVLEFFERSSKNLAATEAAATVKHHVALSIVGTDRSPDIAYFRAKLAQETIVKASPVPYSIVRATQFFEFLGAIGDMGAADGRIVVPTALFQPIAAEDVADRLAEVAMGQPLNGTIDIAGPEKAPFNEFIARRVKASGDARPVVGDPKAPYYGAPIDDTSLNPLGEARLGKTSLATWLAKL, encoded by the coding sequence ATGAAGATCGTCGTGATCGGCGGGACCGGATTGATCGGATCCAAGCTCGTAACGAAGCTCAAGCAACAAGGCCACGACGCCGTCGCGGCTTCGCCGAAATCGGGCGTGAACGCCGTGACCGGAGAAGGCCTCGCAGCAGTGCTGGCGGGCGCGGATGTCGTGGTCGACGTTGCCAACGCGCCGTCGTGGGAGCCTGCCGCCGTGCTCGAATTCTTCGAGCGTTCGAGCAAGAACCTCGCCGCGACTGAGGCGGCCGCGACCGTGAAGCATCATGTGGCGCTCTCGATAGTCGGGACCGATCGCTCGCCCGACATCGCCTATTTTCGGGCCAAGCTGGCGCAGGAGACCATCGTCAAGGCATCTCCGGTCCCCTACTCGATCGTCCGCGCCACCCAGTTCTTCGAATTCCTCGGCGCCATCGGCGATATGGGTGCGGCCGACGGCCGGATCGTCGTTCCCACGGCATTGTTTCAGCCGATCGCAGCCGAAGACGTGGCTGATCGCCTCGCGGAGGTCGCAATGGGCCAGCCGCTCAACGGCACGATCGATATTGCAGGACCTGAGAAGGCGCCCTTCAATGAATTCATCGCACGGCGCGTGAAGGCGTCCGGCGACGCTCGACCGGTGGTGGGAGACCCAAAGGCGCCGTACTACGGCGCTCCCATCGATGACACGTCGCTGAACCCTCTCGGCGAGGCGCGGCTCGGGAAAACGTCGCTCGCAACCTGGCTCGCGAAACTTTGA